Below is a window of Myxococcaceae bacterium JPH2 DNA.
GGCATGAAGGCCCGCATCGTGGAGGCGGACGCGGAGGGCCCCACGCGCATCTCCTTCACCTTCGACGTGCCGCTGGAGGACCCGTCGCTGAAGTTCGTCCACTGGAAGAACCGCAAGGTGCACACCTGGACGCCGCCCACCCTGGGTGGGCCCGCGGTGACGCTCAACGCGCTGAAGGCGGACTGACGCGCGGGTGAGGTGAGGGGAAAAAGGCCCGGGCTTCGTTGATGGGGGCGAGGCCGGAGCGCGCGCGGCAGACACCGCGCGCCACTCCGGCCGCCACGCTGACCCAAACGGGGGACCCGGACCATGACACTTCGTAAGCATTCCAAGCGGTGGACGCGCGCGGCGCTCGCGGGAGCGGTGCTCCTGCCCGCCGCGGCGCTGGCGAACGAGACGCACGTCTACGGCATCGCCAACTTCGGCAGCGCGAGCAACGGCCTGTGCAGCGCGGACTCCCACTCCGTGCACACCAAGACGGCGGCCGAGTTCGCGGACTACTTCAACTCCCTGAAGAACGCCGGTCAGTGGTCGGACGTTCGCACGCTCAACAACACGAGCGCGCGCACGGACCTGTGGACGGACCCGTCCAAGGGCGCGGCGGCGGACGCGAAGGACACCCAGCTCAACGCGGGCGTGGATGACGCGGACGTCCTCTTCGTCCACACGCACGGCGGCCACAACGAGACGTACCTGCGCAGCTGGCTGGTGATGGGCACCAACGCGGACTCCTGCGCGGCCGTCACGGACACGCACATGAGCCTGGGCAACGGGAAGCTGAACATCGCCGTGGTGAAGGCGTGCCAGTCCGGCGACTACCAGGTCTGGAAGCAGGGCGGCTATCGCAAGGCGCTCGTGACGAGCACCAGCGGCTTCACCATGTGGAACGCGTTCCACGGGGACTCGTCGTGCGGCAACCACGTGAAGCGCTACGTGCGCCGCTATGCGGCCCACTCGAAGACGTCCGGCGTGGGGGAGAACTGGATCGACGAGGCGTACGACTGGGACGCGGGGCGCAACAACGACGACTGCCCCGTCTCCATCGTGTTCGGCGACACGAAGGCGAAGCGCGTGTCGATGTTCGAGTCCGGGGGATGGAAGGACCGCCAGAACACCGGCGCCAAGGTCGCCTCCAGCATCTTCTTCGTGGGCGCGTGCGATCCGTCCAGCGGCCAGAAGCTCCCCGAGGACTGAGTCCTCCCTTCCCTCGCCTTTCAGGAACGACCGACCATGAAGACCTCCATCCTTCGCCTCATGACCGCCCTTCCGCTCGCCGCCGTGCTGGGCTGCGACAGCGGGACCCTCACCGACCCGGCCCTCCTCGCGAGTCAGTCCGCTCGCGCCACCCTCGGCTTCACCTTCGACTCCACGCTCATCGCCACGCCGCCCTCCGGCAGCCTCCCCACCGACCTGCTCCCGCGCACCGCGTTCGACGACGCCACGCTCCAGGGCGGACTGGTGGGCTCGACCGAGCCCTTCACGCTCACCGAGCAGCTCGGGACGCGCCGCACCCAGGACTCCCGCACGTGGACGCTGGAGAGCGATGCGTCCGAGGGCGTGGTGCTGGTGCAGAACCGGCTCGGCGCCGGGCCCGCGACGACGCAGGACCCCGCGGTGTTGCAGCGCATCGCGATCGCCCGCTTGCAGCGCTGGGGCATCCCCGCGTCGGAGATGGGCCCCATCCGACAGGTGAAGTCCTACGTCCAGAGCGAGGACGACACCAACGTGGCCACGTCCGAGCTGCACCGGCACAAGACCTTCGTGCTGCGCGCCATCAACGGCATCCGCGTGGAAGGCCATCGCGCGGTGGTGACCCACGGCGTGGATGGGAGCTTCCAGCGCGCGCTCATCAGCTGGCCGCCGCTGGCCCGCCAGGGCCACCTGCTGCACACGCGGCTGACCGTGGCGGAGATTGAGCAGCGCGCCCGCGAGGCCCTCCAGGCCGAGGGAGAGACGACGGGCCCCGTGCGCCTCACGTGGAAGTACGTGCCCTCCCAGCTCAGCACGGGCGAGTGGGCGCTGACGCTCCAGGTGTCCGCCTCGATGGCCCCCGTCACCAGCGCGACGAGCACCGAGGAGCCCCGCGTCGTCGACGTGGACGTGAGCGCGGTGCCGTAACGCGAAGTCACGGCGCGGGGCCTCACATCATCGAGGCCCCGCGTTGCGTTGGGAGTTACGTGCCGTTGATGAGGCGCACGGCCAGGTCCGGACTGAACGTCCCCGCCGGGACACCGGGCGCGATGCCACACTGGCCATCCGAGTCGCCCGGCACCTTGACCCACAGCAGCATCTCCGCGCCGCTCGCCTGCGTCTGGGACACCGCGCCCAGCTTGCGCCCCGCCGGATTGCACCAGTTTCCATCCGAGCCATTGCCGTTGCGGCTGGTGTCCACCACGAAGGGCAGCGTGTAGCCGTAGCGCGTGTTGAGCGACGCGTTGACCGCCGCCCCGTACGTCGTCGACTGGGCGGTGGTGTAGAAGTTGGAGACGTTCACCGCGAAGCCTCGGATGTTGTGCGCGCCCGCCGACTCCAGCCGCTGCGCCATGGTGTCCGCGGCGATCCACTGCGCGTTGCCTCCATCCAGGTAGGCCCACGTGTTGGGCGCGTGGTCGCGGAACTGCTCGGTGGCGTAGCGCAGCAGGTTGAGCCGCACCGTCCGCTCCGCGTCGCTGGGGAGGCAGTCCAGCTGGGCCACCGCGTCCGGCTCGATGATGACCACGGCGGGGCGATTGCCGATGGCAGACGCGAAGGCGGCGATCCACGTCTGATAGGCCGCCGCGCTCCCCGCGCCTCCCGAAGACTGGCCACCACAGTCGCGGCCCGGGACATTGTACGCCACGAGGATGGGCAGCTTGTCCGCCGTGTCCGCCGCGCCGACGTAGCTCGACACCGCCGACGCGATGTCACCGCTCCAGTTGCCGAACCACTTCGCGCCCGCCTTGCTCGCGATGGAGGACTGGATGCTGGCCGCGCGCGAGTCCCCGCCGTTCTGGCTCACCCAGGACGCCGAGTTGGAGTTGGGGTCCGTGTAGAAGCCGCTCGTCATGCCCAGCGGCCCCGTTCCGCCCGTGCCCGGCGACCCCGTGGTGAGGGTGATGTCATCCAAGCGCAGCGTGAACGCGCCGCGCCCGCCGAGTTGGAAGGTGACCTGTCCCCCCGTCGTGGTGAGCGACGAGGTGAACGTGTACGTGAAGCGCCGCGAGGTGCCATCCACCGCCACCTGTTGATCCAACGGCGCGGTGTACGGCGACACGCCGAGCTGCACCGTCGCGCGCACCGACACGCTCGCCGTGGCCGTCGCGGTGAAGGCCAGCGTGTACGACTGGCCACTCACCAGCGCGATGTTGTCCTGCCCGATGGGCGCGTCCCACGCGTTCGCGGTGCCGCCCGTGACATTGACGCGCAGCTGCCCGTTCTCCACCGCCGAGGCGGTGTTGGCGCCGCTCCACCACGGAGATACCGAGCCGTTGGTGAAGGTGCCATTGACCACCAGCTCCGTGACGACGGGCTGGGGCGCGACGCCCAGGGGCGCGTCCGAGGACGGCTCGACCGAGGGACCACAACCGAGGACGAGCGCCGAGGCGAACGTCAGCGAGACACGACGAAGGAAGGACCACGAGGGGGAGAGACGGGTCGACATGGAGGCGGGACTCCTGGGGAGACAGGGGGGAACACGGCGGCGCACGAGCGGCCACGGCGCGGGAAAGCCGCGCCGCGCGAGACACGGGGGCGCCACCTCTTGCGCCCGTGCCCGCATAAACGAACGTCGCGGCCCCCTGCTGGCGGACCACGACGAAACACCACGGGCTCAGCGGCTCACTGCCGCCGAGCCCGCTTCCACGCGAGACTCAGCGAACCTCGGGACAATCCCAGTAGCGCGAGGGCGTCGAGGGAATCGTCGACTGGCGACAGGTGCAGACGTAGTCGGTGTAGATGCCGTCCTGGCAGCCCGTCGTCGCGCCCACGCTCGAACACGCCGTGAGGTCCAGGTCCCAACACATGGGGAGCAGCGGCGGAATGCGTGAGACTTGGGCCTCCGCCGACTCGGGGGACTCGGTGCGGACCTGCGCACCGTCGTCCTGCGTGGGCTCCGGCGCGGAGGCGACCGCGAACATCGGAAGCACCAGCGACACTGCCAGCACGGGCCACTTCATCATCGGCTTGCTCCTACGGTGAGGGACGGGAACGCCACGACCGCCAAGCAAGCATGCTTTACGCGTATTGCGGACTGGACTCAATATACGGGCCCAGTCCGCTGAACGCTGATTCCAGATGTATCAACTCATTCCGAGCAAGCCGGACCGGGGCGCGCGAACGCCCCGGTGGCTCGCCGGCTCACATGTTGCGGCGGTACTGCCCGCCCACGTCGTAGAGCGCGCGGGAGAGCTGGCCGAGCGTGCACACCTTGCAGGCATCCATCAGCGCGGCGAACACGTTGCCGTGGTCCAGCGCGGCGCGGCGCACGGCCTCCAGCGCGGCCGGGGCCACCTCCGCGTTGCGCTTCCAGAAGGCGTCACGCGCCGTAATCGCGTAGTCCTTCTCCTCCTTCGTGGCGCGGATGACCTCGGGCGGGGTGACGGTGGGCGAGCCCTTGGGGTCCAGGAAGGTGTTCACGCCGACGATGGGCAGCGACCCGTCGTGCTTGAGCGTCTCGTAGTAGAGCGACTCCTCCTGGATCTTCGAGCGCTGGTACATGCGCTCCATGGCACCCAGCACGCCGCCGCGCTCGGAGATGGCGCGGAACTCCGTCATCACCGCCTGCTCCACCAGGTCCGTCAGCTCCTCGATGATGAACGAGCCCTGGTTGGGGTTCTCGTTCTTGGACAAACCGAACTCCTTGTTGATGACCAACTGGATGGCCAACGCGCGCCGCACACTCTCCTCGGTGGGCGTGGTGATGGCCTCGTCGTAGGCGTTGGTGTGCAAGGAATTGCAGTTGTCGTTGAGGGCCAGCAGGGCCTGCAACGTGGTGCGGATGTCATTGAAGGCGATCTCCTGCGCGTGCAGGCTCCGCCCGGAAGTCTGGATGTGATACTTCAGCTTCTGCGACCGGTCGTTGCCGCCGTACTTGTCCCGGATGGCCTTGGCCCAGATGCGCCGCGCCACGCGCCCGAGCACCGCGTACTCAGGGTCCATCCCGTTGGAGAAGAAGAACGACAGGTTGGGCGCGAAGTCGTCGATGTCCATCCCGCGCGACAGGTAGTACTCGACGAAGGTGAAGCCGTTGGCCAGCGTGAAGGCGAGCTGGGAGATGGGGTTCGCCCCGGCCTCCGCGATGTGGTACCCGGAGATGGACACCGAGTAGAAGTTCCGCACCTTCTGGTCGATGAAGTACTGCTGGATGTCGCCCATCAGCCGCAGGGCGAACTCCGTCGAGAAGATGCAGGTGTTCTGCGCCTGGTCCTCCTTGAGGATGTCCGCCTGCACCGTGCCACGCACGTTCTGCAGCGTGGACGCGCGGATGCGCTCGTAGACATCGCGCGGGAGCACCTCGTCACCGGACACGCCCAACAGGAGCAGCCCGAGCCCGTCATTGCCCGCGGGCAGGTCGCCCTGGTAGCGGGGCCGAGGCAGGCCGCGCTTCTGATAGAGCGCGTCGATGGTCTTCTCGACCTCGTCCACCTTCCCGTTGGCGCGGATCCACTTCTCGCACTGCTGATCCACCGCGGCGTTGAGGAAGAAGCCCAGCAGCATCGGCGCGGGCCCGTTGATGGTCATGGACACCGAGGTGGACGGGTCCGCCAGGTCGAAGCCCGAGTAGAGCTTCTTCGCGTCGTCCACGTTCGCGATGGACACGCCCGAGTTGCCCACCTTGCCGTAGATGTCCGGGCGGTGGTCCGGGTCCTCGCCGTACAACGTCACCGAGTCGAAGGCCGTGGACAGGCGCTTGGCGGGCAGGCCTCGGGACACGTAGTGGAAGCGCTTGTTGGTGCGCTCCGGGCCGCCCTCGCCGGCGAACATGCGGGCCGGATCCTCGCCCTCGCGCTTGAGCGGGAAGACGCCCGCGGTGAACGGGAAGGCGCCCGGCGCGTTCTCCCGCAGCAGCCACGTGAGGATGTCACCCCAGTCCTCGTAGCGCGGGAGCGCGATCTTCGGGATGCGCAGGTGCGAGAGCGACTCGGTGATGAGGTCCAGCTCGATGACCTTGTCGCGCACCTGGAACTGGTACTTGGACGCCGCGTAGCGCCGCTTGGTGGCGGGCCACTCGACGAGCAGGCGCCGGCAGTCCGCGGCGAGGCGGGACTCCAGGTCCTGGTACAGCGCCACCAGCTCGCCCAGGTACGCGGGCTCGCCCTCCACGCGCTCCGTGACGTGCACCACGCCCGAGGCGTCGCGGGGCTCGACGATCTCCAGGCGCTTCTTGCCCACGTTGGTGCGCAGCGCCTCGATGGTGCCGTGGAGCTGGTACATGCGGCGCGCGATGGCGGCCTGGTCGCGGACGAACTGCTCGTACTTCTCGCTGTTCTCGACGATCTCCGCCAGATAGCGGGTGCGCTCGGGCGGGATGATCCACTTCTTCTCGCTCATCCCCGGCGTGGTCTCGGCGTGGGACTGGAGCGGCGCGCCGGTCTTCTTCACCACCGCGTCGATGACGGCGCGATAGAGCCGGTTCATCCCCGGGTCGTTGAACTGCGAGGCGATGGTGCCGTACACGGGCACCGCGTCATCCGCGAGCGTGAAGGCGTTGTGGTTGCGCTTCCACTGCTTGCGCACGTCGCGCAGCGCGTCCAGCGAGCCGCGCTTGTCGAACTTGTTGATGGCGATGACGTCCGCGAAGTCGAGCATGTCGATCTTCTCGAGCTGCGTCGCGGCGCCGTACTCGGCGGTCATCACGTAGAGCGACGCGTCCGAGTGCTCGGTGATTTCCGTGTCCGACTGACCGATGCCGGAGGTCTCGACCACGATGAGGTCGAAGCCGGCGGCCTTGCAGATGTCGATGGACTCGCCCACGTGCTTGGACAAGGCGAGGTTGCTCTGCCGCGTGGCCATCGAGCGCATGTACACGCGCGGGTTGTCGATGGCGTTCATGCGGATGCGGTCACCCAGGAGCGCGCCGCCGGACTTGCGCTTCGAGGGGTCCACCGACAGCACCGCGAGCGTCTTGTCCGGGAAGTCCGTGAGGAACCGGCGGACCAGCTCGTCCACCAGGCTCGACTTGCCGGCGCCACCCGTGCCGGTGATGCCGAGCACGGGCACGCGCGGGGCCGAGGCCAAGCTCTGGGCGAGCGCGGTGCGCAGCGACTCTCCGGCCGACGCGAAGTTCTCCGCCACGGTGATGAGCGACGCGAGGCGCGCGGGCTCGCGCTTCTTCGGCGC
It encodes the following:
- a CDS encoding glycoside hydrolase family 6 protein, whose protein sequence is MSTRLSPSWSFLRRVSLTFASALVLGCGPSVEPSSDAPLGVAPQPVVTELVVNGTFTNGSVSPWWSGANTASAVENGQLRVNVTGGTANAWDAPIGQDNIALVSGQSYTLAFTATATASVSVRATVQLGVSPYTAPLDQQVAVDGTSRRFTYTFTSSLTTTGGQVTFQLGGRGAFTLRLDDITLTTGSPGTGGTGPLGMTSGFYTDPNSNSASWVSQNGGDSRAASIQSSIASKAGAKWFGNWSGDIASAVSSYVGAADTADKLPILVAYNVPGRDCGGQSSGGAGSAAAYQTWIAAFASAIGNRPAVVIIEPDAVAQLDCLPSDAERTVRLNLLRYATEQFRDHAPNTWAYLDGGNAQWIAADTMAQRLESAGAHNIRGFAVNVSNFYTTAQSTTYGAAVNASLNTRYGYTLPFVVDTSRNGNGSDGNWCNPAGRKLGAVSQTQASGAEMLLWVKVPGDSDGQCGIAPGVPAGTFSPDLAVRLINGT
- a CDS encoding methylmalonyl-CoA mutase family protein; its protein translation is MRNALPTTAPSPYKPRFHVRIVTAASLFDGHDAAINVMRRLMQASGAEIIHLGHNRSVAEIVDCAIQEDAQGIALTSYQGGHVEFFKYMIDLLRERGANIKVFGGGGGTILPTEIDELHRYGVTRIYSPDDGRAMGLQGMIDDLVSQCDFEKRTPDFAPALAAPKKREPARLASLITVAENFASAGESLRTALAQSLASAPRVPVLGITGTGGAGKSSLVDELVRRFLTDFPDKTLAVLSVDPSKRKSGGALLGDRIRMNAIDNPRVYMRSMATRQSNLALSKHVGESIDICKAAGFDLIVVETSGIGQSDTEITEHSDASLYVMTAEYGAATQLEKIDMLDFADVIAINKFDKRGSLDALRDVRKQWKRNHNAFTLADDAVPVYGTIASQFNDPGMNRLYRAVIDAVVKKTGAPLQSHAETTPGMSEKKWIIPPERTRYLAEIVENSEKYEQFVRDQAAIARRMYQLHGTIEALRTNVGKKRLEIVEPRDASGVVHVTERVEGEPAYLGELVALYQDLESRLAADCRRLLVEWPATKRRYAASKYQFQVRDKVIELDLITESLSHLRIPKIALPRYEDWGDILTWLLRENAPGAFPFTAGVFPLKREGEDPARMFAGEGGPERTNKRFHYVSRGLPAKRLSTAFDSVTLYGEDPDHRPDIYGKVGNSGVSIANVDDAKKLYSGFDLADPSTSVSMTINGPAPMLLGFFLNAAVDQQCEKWIRANGKVDEVEKTIDALYQKRGLPRPRYQGDLPAGNDGLGLLLLGVSGDEVLPRDVYERIRASTLQNVRGTVQADILKEDQAQNTCIFSTEFALRLMGDIQQYFIDQKVRNFYSVSISGYHIAEAGANPISQLAFTLANGFTFVEYYLSRGMDIDDFAPNLSFFFSNGMDPEYAVLGRVARRIWAKAIRDKYGGNDRSQKLKYHIQTSGRSLHAQEIAFNDIRTTLQALLALNDNCNSLHTNAYDEAITTPTEESVRRALAIQLVINKEFGLSKNENPNQGSFIIEELTDLVEQAVMTEFRAISERGGVLGAMERMYQRSKIQEESLYYETLKHDGSLPIVGVNTFLDPKGSPTVTPPEVIRATKEEKDYAITARDAFWKRNAEVAPAALEAVRRAALDHGNVFAALMDACKVCTLGQLSRALYDVGGQYRRNM